The following coding sequences are from one Rathayibacter sp. VKM Ac-2760 window:
- a CDS encoding FAD-linked oxidase C-terminal domain-containing protein, producing MSALAPAADPADDTAVDPTPVEITADVPAADRSGWSPGGTPLGVVRARTVDDVRAALRHASAHGIPVVTRGAASGLAGGASAGEGVLVLDVSGLDRIIEIDPVDGVARVEPGVVTADLDRAAAVHGLLYAPDPGSVEIATIGGTIATNAGGLRGAKYGVTRDAVLALDVVLADGSLVHLGRDTVKGVVGLDLTALVVGSEGSLGVVVGATLRLLPRPRATATAAAFFADVAAGAEAAVALARAGLRPSVLELVDDRTLEAIDALRGSTLAGRGGAFLLVQTDGFGAAEEIAEVRAVLAATALSVETTLDPAEGLALASARRDALPAIEGRGRVLIEDIAVPRSRLAEAIRRVHAIAADTGADVYVFAHAGDGNLHPIIRLRDDSEQSRRQADAAAEAVFALALELGGTVSGEHGVGALKRDWARRELGPDVVALQRAVQRVFDPQGILNPGTAL from the coding sequence GTGAGCGCGCTCGCCCCCGCCGCCGATCCCGCCGACGACACCGCCGTCGACCCCACCCCCGTCGAGATCACCGCCGACGTCCCCGCCGCCGACCGCTCCGGCTGGTCGCCCGGCGGCACCCCGCTCGGCGTGGTGCGCGCCCGCACGGTCGACGACGTCCGCGCCGCGCTCCGGCACGCCTCCGCCCACGGCATCCCCGTCGTCACCCGCGGCGCCGCCAGCGGACTCGCCGGCGGCGCCAGCGCGGGGGAGGGCGTCCTCGTCCTCGACGTCTCAGGGCTCGACCGCATTATCGAGATCGACCCCGTCGACGGCGTCGCCCGGGTCGAGCCGGGCGTCGTCACCGCCGATCTCGACCGCGCCGCCGCCGTGCACGGCCTCCTCTACGCTCCGGACCCCGGCAGCGTCGAGATCGCGACCATAGGCGGCACCATCGCCACCAACGCCGGGGGCCTGCGCGGCGCGAAGTACGGAGTGACGCGCGACGCCGTCCTCGCGCTCGACGTCGTCCTGGCCGACGGCTCGCTCGTCCACCTCGGCCGCGACACCGTGAAGGGAGTCGTCGGCCTCGACCTCACCGCGCTCGTCGTCGGCTCCGAGGGCAGCCTCGGCGTGGTGGTCGGCGCGACCCTCCGCCTGCTGCCCCGGCCGCGGGCGACCGCGACCGCCGCCGCCTTCTTCGCCGACGTGGCCGCGGGCGCCGAGGCGGCTGTCGCCCTCGCCCGCGCCGGCCTGCGCCCGAGCGTCCTCGAGCTGGTCGACGACCGCACGCTCGAGGCCATCGACGCCCTGCGCGGCTCGACCCTGGCCGGCCGCGGCGGAGCCTTCCTCCTGGTGCAGACCGACGGCTTCGGCGCCGCCGAGGAGATCGCCGAGGTGCGCGCGGTGCTCGCCGCGACCGCGCTCAGCGTCGAGACCACCCTCGACCCGGCCGAGGGTCTCGCCCTCGCGAGCGCCCGCCGCGACGCCCTGCCCGCGATCGAGGGCCGCGGCCGCGTGCTGATCGAGGACATCGCCGTGCCCCGCTCCCGCCTCGCCGAGGCGATCCGCCGCGTGCACGCCATCGCCGCGGACACCGGCGCCGACGTCTACGTCTTCGCCCACGCCGGCGACGGCAACCTGCACCCGATCATCCGCCTGCGCGACGACTCGGAGCAGTCCCGCCGCCAGGCGGACGCCGCGGCCGAGGCCGTCTTCGCCCTGGCCCTCGAGCTCGGCGGCACCGTCAGCGGCGAGCACGGCGTCGGCGCCCTCAAGCGCGACTGGGCCCGCCGCGAGCTCGGCCCCGACGTCGTCGCCCTGCAGCGCGCGGTGCAGCGGGTCTTCGATCCGCAGGGCATCCTGAATCCCGGTACCGCGCTGTGA
- a CDS encoding sulfurtransferase produces the protein MTTTLRSDVLVTPDELESALASPEPPLVLDVRWRLDRPDGRPAYLEGHVPGAVYVDLDDELAAHGAPEDGRHPLPPIDALQESARRWGLRQGQAVVVYDDLKNLSSARAWWLLRAAGVADVRLLDGSLRAWTASGRALETGPVELECGDVELAYGALPVLDIDEAAALPSTGVLLDARAPERYRGDVEPIDPRAGHIPGALNAPATGNVDADGRFLAAAALRTRFEQLGVRPDAPVGVYCGSGVTAAADAVALTLAGFAPSLYPGSWSQWSNTPARAVATGPDA, from the coding sequence ATGACCACCACCCTCCGCTCCGACGTGCTCGTCACCCCCGACGAGCTGGAGTCGGCGCTCGCGTCGCCCGAGCCGCCGCTCGTCCTCGACGTGCGCTGGCGCCTCGACCGCCCCGACGGCCGCCCCGCGTACCTCGAGGGCCACGTCCCCGGCGCCGTCTACGTCGATCTCGACGACGAGCTCGCCGCACACGGCGCTCCGGAGGACGGCCGCCACCCCCTGCCGCCGATCGACGCGCTGCAGGAGTCGGCGCGCCGCTGGGGACTGCGCCAGGGGCAGGCCGTCGTGGTCTACGACGACCTGAAGAACCTCTCCTCCGCGCGGGCCTGGTGGCTGCTGCGCGCCGCCGGAGTCGCCGACGTGCGCCTCCTCGACGGCTCGCTCCGCGCCTGGACCGCCTCGGGGCGCGCGCTGGAGACGGGCCCCGTGGAGCTTGAGTGCGGCGACGTCGAGCTGGCCTACGGCGCCCTGCCGGTGCTCGACATCGACGAGGCCGCCGCGCTCCCGTCCACCGGCGTCCTCCTCGACGCCCGCGCCCCCGAGCGCTACCGCGGCGACGTCGAGCCGATCGATCCCCGCGCCGGCCACATCCCCGGCGCTCTGAACGCCCCCGCGACCGGCAATGTCGACGCCGATGGCCGCTTCCTCGCCGCCGCCGCCCTGCGCACCCGCTTCGAGCAGCTCGGCGTCCGCCCCGACGCCCCCGTCGGCGTCTACTGCGGCTCCGGAGTCACGGCCGCCGCCGACGCCGTCGCCCTCACCCTCGCCGGCTTCGCCCCGTCCCTCTACCCCGGCTCCTGGTCCCAGTGGTCGAACACCCCCGCCCGCGCCGTTGCTACGGGCCCGGACGC